A segment of the Anopheles cruzii chromosome 2, idAnoCruzAS_RS32_06, whole genome shotgun sequence genome:
ATCCACCGGGTGTCGTTAGTTCCGATGGTCTCCGATGGTCCCCGGAATGGAAACATCAAGCTGATCACACACTCACCCGGATGATCGAtcacgacgatggcgacgacgacgcgggcAGTGGTCTACCTTAATGGGGCCGATGGGTTGCCACGCGCGGTTTACATCtcaccagcgccagcgtcaAACTGGCTACCACGGCCCATTGGTCAACCAGTTTCCTTTTTCCTGGGTCTGAAGCCACCTGCGCCGGCCGGGTGAAACACGATGCAAAACCCCCATCCGCCGGGACCTAATCTGCGAGTGGAGAGCTCACACCTAACCGACTGAACGATCGTATCAGAATGATCGGTGGGGAGAGTGTTAGGACACCACGCGACCATGGGACGGGTTCGCAAAGCGAGTTCCTGTTCGTTTtgccgaacgaaaacaaacttcaCGCTGAcgcctttcgctttcgttttacCTTTCTCCGTGCGCTCGATTGCTGGGATAGGGTTTTAAGGAAGGAACTAGAATGTTTAGAAAAACCCTAGCCTCCGTTTCCGATCGCGAAGAAATGGAGGCATCCAATGCTTCCAATTATGCTGTTAATTGTTCGCCGCTTCGACGTTCGTCCGCACTCCCACGAGGTCGGCGAACTTTATCTGCCCGGATCCGAAACTCTCCAGCTGTTGAATTATTAAGCGGTATGTTGGGCTGGGCTCCCAAGGAAACCCGGCCTGGCCGTGAAGCTGCCCATCGTAATTCATTATGCGAAGAATCACCCCTCGGTGCAACATAATCAACACCAAGGTATCCCAAGGGGGTAGCACCCAGATACAATGATAATGGTCAACGAGCCACGAACAGACTTTCGGTTTTCCGCCCATCAACAGCTGCCTAGTGGTACTTTGGGAAAAGTGTCGCTGGTGGCCGCTGGGTCATGTGCTtatggtttccgtttcgtctATTGTTTCTCCAGCGCAATCGGCTCCTCGGTTTGATAGGGCTTCGGTGATAGGGCTAATTTCGGCAGAGTTAGCCGCCCAACATATCAGCATTGGCTCATcacatcggcatcggcggttcaatttgaatcaattcGCCGTTGCTGGGTGCTCGTCCACGATTGCATCATGGCGCGCCGCATTCCGAAAgataatgttttgtttttgggtgaTTTTCTCGTTCGATTCACTTTCTTCCACGTTTTCCCCTGAATTCCGGTCGCTGCATTTTTTCTCACCGCACTGCGAAGGAagtgcgaaaacaaaaccttccTTTGGCTCCATTTTTGGGGAGTCAATTTTCACCACCCATCCACACCCATCGGCACATTTTATTCGTTCACACTTCCCAGCCCCATCGGATCGGAAATTGACCACGACCATCAGGTTTCCCGCAGAAAGTGAGGAAAATTGGGTGCGTTCGGTTGGAAAGAGTTTATGGCCGTCGACTGACTGGCCGTTGGATGAGTTGGAGTGGAGTTTTTTTCGGGCCAGTCTCTGACGGGTTCGAGAAGTGTCTATTATTTAAGCGCGGCACGGAACGATCGGCTCGGCGAGTGTCTCATGATGGGCCTTTTCACACGTGGCCGGCGTCGGTGATAAAACTGCGGGAAATTTAAAACGTGGAATAAACATGATGCTCttgtttcgctgtttttttctgcttgtGACAATTATAATGCTGCGAAGAAgctgtaattaaattaaacgatTTAGTTCGTAAGACTTAACGAGCTGCTTTAGAGGTGCGCAGTGTGTTGTGAGTGTCAAGGATGCGGACGAACCGTGCGCACGACGGCATCAAAGACGGCTTTGGATCGAATCAGGCGTTGAGACGCTCAGTTAGTTTCTGGTTGTTTCCAAATTGTGACAAATCGAAATCGTAACAAATAATAGCTCAGTAATAAAATATGGCACCGACCGCTGGGCCCCGCATCGACACAACTGCGCCCACGTTGCTCGTTGAAAGTGTTCTCAAGACAGCCAAAATGGCTCGCGATGTCGAACGCCAGCGAACGATTGTGCGAGAAAATAAAGAGctgttgaaaaaaatcaatcaaatcttTCGAACTAAGGTTAGGGGCTGTAACCCTCGAGAATGCACCCTTTCGACGACGAAccgatttatttttcatatttgtaGGGGTTTATGAACATCGATTACAATTTTCGAGTGCATCAGAGCTTAAACACAGAAGTTCGTGAGCGAATAACACGAACAGTGGAGCGTCAAAATCGAGAAATTTGCAAACGGATCATGAGTCGGAAGGCCTCGGTGGACACTAATCTGCGTGCGACTAAACGTAACAGATCAAAATTAGGACCCCGGATCGGAGGTCATCGGATGGTGGTTAATTTTTGGGAACGCTCCGAAAGATGGCTGTGCCAGTTGGTGATCGAAGTGTGCCCTGAGGTAACTTTAGCCGAGCTACCCCtttccggtggtcggttgaAAATCTTTCGAATCTATGAAGGCACCTTCATGGTGCTCCATTCCAGCATCATCCAGCAGAGTACGGAGCGCAACATTAAGCTCGGCACTCTTGGGAGCGTCCCAAAAGGAAGCGTCTTGAAGCAGGAACTGGACGGTAGAGAATATTGTCTCATAACGCTTCGGCGTGTGGACAACGTTTCCGATGCACAGCTGTTGGGACTGGTAGCTGCGGGGTCGATGGACAAACTCGAGCTACTAAACCAGTACGGCTCGAAGTATGGTCGTTTGCTGGAACCTATCTATTTCGAGGTTACTAGTGAAGTAGATGAAACGTGTTTGTGAATAAGTGGAGTAGGTTGGATGCACTCAAGTGACTCAATATAACTCCTTTTCAAGGATATTTTCTAGAATTAGATACACATTGATTTATGTCTTTCACTTCAATACTGTGGCTTTTGAGGCGACCAACATGATGGATGATTACTACGGagacaaatttaaattttatcattttcgaGGTGCTTGGAACATGATTTATGGCAGACAAACTAAATTGTCGAACATCGTTTGTGAGTTTTGTAATTTATGTAGAGAAAGCTCTTTTATCCGgaaaaaatgattcatttgtttttaatcacTGCGGCTGGTGGTGATCATGCGACTCCCTGTTGCATAATGCTACTGCTTCCCTTCAAGGGTGCCGTTTCCGATCGGTGTAGCTCGCTGCTTTGCTTAATCGTCAGTAAACTTCGTCCCATGCTCGGCGGAAGCGCCGAAGATCGGCATGGGCATGGCCACACCGGAAGACGTTTCACACCGGGCAGGATTAACGATTAACGGCGGCGGTTTAATTTACGGTGCATCCAACGAGCCATCGGGCGTCGCCGAAAGCTCATCAAACATTTGATCACCAAACAATTGGTTATAATTAGGAAGATTGTCGTGACGCCGACGGAGCGCGGACGGCGCATAACGCACGTCTTGCCGGCACCTTCAgacggcgaagaaagtgcgCTCCCAACGTGCGCTCGAAGAAAGTTCGTGCAGGTTGAGGGTTGGGAACCTTGGCTCAGCAGGAAGGTGAAACAGAAAGTgttaaaacaagcaaaaccGATACGCGCGTAACGCGAAATGCGTTCCGTTGCGTTTGGCTGCCAAAAACCGTAACGAACGTGTATTTTTAGGGTGACTGATTTGAGGCTTTTTGGATAATAAATGGCAATCAGACGTCGGTCGGAGTATCGGTTTGATAACACTGATCGGTGTACCGGTGTGTGCTTTCGTTGCAGAAAGGAAAGCGACAGAATAGTATGTTTACCTAGAAGAAATGTGTTTACTTGACAGAAAGGAAAGCTTCTGAGTTTTGTTCAAATTAAGCTGTACTTAAATCATACAGAGATGAATCGCTCGAATACAAATGTTAGGATATTTCCTCATTGAATTACGAAAGCAACCATACAAATCCAACCCAGACACGCAACACCAGCAGTGCGCCGGAACCAATGCGCAATGATTCGCCAAATCATTGGTCATTAGATAACGCGTGGCGCGAGGCCAATTACTGTACTGCGCTGATTctggaaaacaaatcaacggCCATTTTGTCACTCGCCAGCAGGAttgcgcaacgcaacgacggTTAATTTGCGTTCGGCTTCGGTTGATCGCACGCGGTTTTTCCTCCAAAAAGGAACACATACAGGGTTGATAAGCTAAAAATACAGTTGCAGCCGGGAATTGGGTTACTGTTGCCACCCAGATTCGGTTGGGTGGCGGCGATCTAGCAGGCTATGCCACCGTGCTCTACACCTGACAACATTGTATTAGATCATTTGAATACGCAACTTTTGATGCGGTTTGATACTTGCCTTGTCAGCCTAACTCGATCCTGTGGCGATCTAAACGGGCCGGTTCCGGACGGTTGCATCCGACGTGCGGGGAAAACTAATCGCCGGCCGCCCGCtgatcgatggccaccactCTTTCCATCGCACGGCAGGCACGGCGTTGTGGTGTTGCactattttttaatttattgcaatcACGACCGGGTCCCAGGTGCGAGCTGCAGCACAAGGGTCAGCACAAAGACGAAGCTGCGCGGGTGAGCGGGGAGCCCATCTTTGCACTATTGCACAGGGTGCCCCAACGGGACTGACCTTGCCCATGGTATGGTGGGTGACACTAATCGTCGCGACAAACGGCGGGTGAATGAATGGCTGGCTACGCacacccacccgggggggtgcGACATTGAGTCGGACATTTGGGATAGACTTGTGATGGCTGGCCCCTATGCTGTGCTATGTGCAGTTTTCATTTGCCCGTTTAATTGTGAAGCCGTGGGTCGGCCGTGGACCAGGGCGTCGGGCCTATGGGTGCGTTTCGGGTTCGCCGCTTGCCCATCGTAGGTCACCGCATTCGCCTTCGGTCTTCCGCCTTTTCCGGCCACAAGGTGAAGGTACGAGCGAACCTTTAAGGTCACGAACGTCACGTCGAACGGGTAATACTGGTTCACGTTGGCGTTTGAGAGCTTGGGAATAATCGGGGCCACTTTCTGGATCTGGGCCGAAGTGTTGGTTGAATGGTAATGTTAGGGCGAATTGAGATGTCGTAATGATTCGCAGACAGTGCTATACTTCCTAAACGGCTTAGGATCTCAGTCAGTGCTGTTAACATGATATTTTTCAGGATTCTAAACATTGTTACTTGGCTCATTGAAATGTGCAAAATCGAGGGTAATTTCCAATCATCATGATGTGAAtttataaaatatttaaaaaaatgggtGGTATTCGCCGAAGTACTAATCATGATAAGTGGCTAACCCTGGGTAGTATTTGCTGTACCGTTttttgttagcttcaaaccggTCAGGCTTAGGGTCGAATAACTCGATTAACTCGTTTATGCCAATTCTTGCTAAACCACAACATTCAACAAAATGTGTACCTTACTGAATTGAAGGGAtccgaaaaatgaaaatgggtCCAGAaggaaaaataagaaatatgGAGGCATGCGATGTAAATATAAGCCTTTGTAGGTTAGAGACCTAATACGGACTCAAAATTAACTTATATATTTCAGCACCTCTTACTACAGTTCGAAGCGGCTTTAAGAGTTAGCCATTTTGGACTCAAGATATCTGAGTTCCATCCCGCTTTGATGTTACTTAGTTTGATGCTAGTGAATATTAAGACCTACCTGAATCTCAACTGCAACAGACCCTACACAAACATTGATCCGTCCTGGACCTGGACACAAAAAGACTTCGATTATATCAGCCATAATTCTTACACAAGTAAAAATGAATTTTGAATCATCTTTGATTTTGCTACTACTACTTCAGTTGAGGGCAGCAAATAAAGGCCCGCAGGCACAATAAAGGATGGATTCGGCAATTTACTTAGCAATAAATACAACACTATGATCCACAGACTGTTGAGTGACTGATAGATATGAGCTGAGAGATCTTCACAGTCGGAACGTCCAGCTCTCTGTTGTGTTGGTCAATTCATAGCGATATTACAGGTAGGCTGGTCAGCCAGAGCCACAGTAAAGAAATCCCTATTCCCGTTGCACTATATGCGCCAAATGGAATATGAATAATGTCGAGTCGAGAGTGTATCATTTTTCACGTACCAACATTTTATTAGGCAACAGAAGCCGCATTGTTTTCGCGTTTATTTGCTCAATCACAGCGATCCTACGTTTGTTGAACCATTCGGCTGAAGTAACTTACACAATCGTGCGCCGAAGCGAAGCCGCAATTCGAAACGAACTATGGCTAACGTACGCCGGCCCGTAATGTCACGCCTTTTGTCGCCCTTTCGGTGTAGGACCGCGGGCTGGACCAATCCCTCAATCCGGAATTACGCTACCTTAGCCGTTAAACTTAGAGAGTCTACGTTTAGTCGTTTAGTATAAATTATGTCTATCCGCTAGGTCTCTGAAATCGAGTAACTAATAATCATCGTCGATGTTCCGGCGCCAGTGGTGCCAGTGGCTTGCTGGTTGCATACGTGCAGGCGCACTAGCGATGAAACCGCTGTCggccaccgttgttgccggtgATTAGCGGCTTCCAGCTGTTAAGCGACGTGTGACCGTTGAGACCGATTCGATCAATCTGCTCCTGCGTGAGGTCCGAAATGGGGGCCTCCTCTTCGGCCTCCTCGAAGAAGTCGATGATGGGATGGTAGTTGTAGTTGATCCGCTGATGACCGTTGGTCGTCGTGACCGTGgtcgtgctggtgctggccgtgCTCGCGGGTTGTGGGGCCGTCACGAGCGGCACCGTCGGGTTGGGGAGCGGTGGCTGCGTGCCGACTGGCGACTGCACCAGGCGGAACCCGTTCTGCGACGAgtaaagctgctgctgcagcgtggTCATCGGCGGCTGCAGCGTCGTTTGCGATCGGCGGCGATGTTTTTCGATGATATTTTGTGCCTGCACCTGCGGTCCCGCCAGCTCGTCCAGTTGGCCCGTGCCCGACGGAGGAGGCAACACCAGCACCTGGTTAATGCGCGAATCCGTCTCGGCGATGCTCTGGTCGTGAAGCCCGACCGGTTTCCGGAGAGGCTGTCTCCGGTTCGGGGCGCTGCCCACGTTTCCGGCCCGTTTCAGCGCGTTGTCCGTCTGGAAGGCGTGCGGGCCGCGCTTGAACGGGGAACCGTAGGCGAGATCGTTCGGCGGCGGACTCAGGTAGGTGTCCAGGGTCGGTGGGGCTCCGAAGTGGCCCGGATGCTTTGGTTTGGGGCCGTGCTTAACCGCTGGCCGATCGAAACGTGTTTTtgggggcggcggtggtggaacGGCCGGAAGGTGGTGGTCATACGTCGACTTCGaaggcggcggtggtggtggtttcggGACACGCTGGAAACCGTTCGAGAACTGGTACGCGATGTTGTCGTCCGACTCGTCCTCCTGCTCGACCTGATCGAACTGCAGCGTGGAGTAATGGTTGTGGGGCGCCGGATGGTGCGCCGGGTGGTGCGGGATGTACTGGTGCGTGTTCCGGATGAGCGTCGAGGCGGACTCGTTCGGGTCCTCGTGCGCTTTCGACTTCAGGTCGTTGTAGCTGGTCAGCGGCGGGAACGTTTCCCGGTAGCCGTCGATGTGGCAGTTGCAGCAGGTCGGAACCTTGAAGATGTCGACGTGGAGCCCTCGGGCCGCGTCCCAGCTCAGCAGCCGGTGGTAGTTGTAGATCTGGACGCAGCGCGACCGGAAGTTGTCCGTCAGGTAGGTGCACGAGTCTTGCGGCGTGCTACGGAGGGACGAGGTGAAATCGTGGTTAAAGCGTGGTCGAGGTTGGCAAAGGAGCCCCCGCGTGACGTACCTGCACTTTTCCAGCCGcagcgtttgtgtgtgttcgccgGTGTTGACGATGTACTTCCACTCTCCGGTCGCCGAGCGGGCTTTCTGGGGCCGTGCGTACCGGATGATGCTGGGGCACATGCTACCGCCGGCCTTCGAGGGGTCATCCTCGCGTTTTCTATCGATTTTAGCCGACCGCACGGGGGTTCGCGGGTCAACGAGAGAAGAGAAACGTGAATTGGGGGCGAATGGAGGTCGGCCCCTCACATCGAAAGTTGGCACTTTTCTCACCTCAGCTTCGTGTTGATGCCCTGCTCGATCTCGTCCGGCTCGTACACGGTCCGGTCCTGGGCCGTCGACTTGTCGATGTACTCCGCCAGCAGCGCCCCGATCGCATGCCGGTGGCGCGTAATGCTGTACATGATCTCGGACCTGTGCCCCCGccaaatgaagcataaaatgaatgatcgtgagagagagagagagagagaaggaaaggcCACATGAAACATTAACCTAACGCCGAGCGGTGAAAGTTGGCGCGCGAAAGCTCGATGTGTCTCTGGCGCTGACCGATTTGCGATCGGCAGTCCGCGATCGCCGCCGGGGGTCTCATTTCTTAATTATGCTCCCCACCGCCTGGGTGATGATTTGTTCGTCGGCCCGTGGACCGTGTGTCAATTAAACGCTTCCCATGGCCAATCGGGAGGTACGTTTCAATCAGTTGTCGCTTTCGATGAGGCGTGCAGCGTGAAGGCAAATGTTTGCTCTCGTCGACCGAACGCTAATGAGACATCCGCTAGGGTCTAACAATATTCGAACGAGCATGCCCTATGAGGCAGCATTGCTCGTTGGCTGTAATGAGGTAGCTCGACAAATGTTAGCCATCCGGTTTGGATTCGATATGCCGATGGGTTTCGAACTGTTCTATGTGGTGAGAAAGACGGTTTGGATCCTCAAAAAGGAACTCAAAAACTTCTTAAACCGATGCGTGAGGAATCAAATAGAGCTGAGTTTCAGTCCTTTACCACGTCAGTGTTGTCTAATGTCCCGCAAGTTCATGCTGGCTTAGTCACTTTGACAACAATCAGAGCCAGCTCTTGGCatcattttgatttaaaatatgttattttCCTTATCCTAATTATCATTTTCTTATCATTTCATTACCgtaaatttttaaaaacaGTTTACATTTTGACGTGCTTTTACTAGCATTGTAAAGCTTTAAAAGGATTCAAGAAATAGTAATCAATTATGCTACTTTACTACTCCAGTAATCAATGTTCGTAGTACACAAGGTCGGCACAGAGAAGACTCATTACAATAAAACTTTGAACTCCTTGTACCATTGCATTGTGGTGGAATTAGGACAATCGTACTGCCAGCAGAAGACAGAATCGACAGACTCTTTGATAGACTGTATTTTGTAAAGGCCAGTTTCAATGTTAGACAGCAAATAGAAATTCCAATACAAACATTTAGCAGTAGCATAACCAAAACTAAACAACCTACTAGAAGCATGATTAGTCGAACATTTTCATGTGCAGCCTTATGCTACCCCCTAAGGTAATTAAATCGATAATAATATTGTTCGCCGGAACAATGCGGTGTAAGCGATAATTATTGAACCGATCGGCACTTTCTTTGTGCACGATGCCGCTGGTTGGCATTTCCTTTAAATCGTTCACCGTCCATCGCCAGCAAAATGCGTTACATCGCCCCGCACCGTGGGCTATGTGTATTATGCTGCACCATTCCTGGTATTTACatttacaaaaaaattattCGACTTGCCTCGGCACGTGCCCGCGTTCGTGAAAGTATTGGAAAAATcagggaaatggaaaattgttcgATGTTgcttcggtccggtccgcccACGGAGATTTGTTATGTTAAGATGTTCCGCGGGCACGCGTGCCCCGGCCCTGcggtgtttatttatttagttatgCTATTAACACCGCGCCCCGGCACGGTGCGAAACTGaatgggtttcggtttcgtgcACTTCGCTTTGCGCACCTTCTTCGTGTAAAGAATTTAAAAATCGCCTATTATCGTTGTGAGAAAAGCTCATACCATTGGGCATTCTACATAAATAATGGAACGCTGTTAGTTAGCGTTTAAAGCTACTGTACGCTTCGTTAAAAGTTTAATGAAGatatttctatttctatttctaaTGAAGAGCGTTCGCGAGGTGTTTCAACCTCAACATGTGTTTATACAGGAAACAATGCACCTATTTGTTTCTTAGAAGTTCCCGATCTGGTTGGCCTCTATTGAACTTTGCTAAATCATAAACcaatattaaataaaaatccaCCTTCTGATATTTATTTCTAAGGAACTTATAAGAAGATCTCCTATTTACGTTAACTTAATGTAGTGCGTTTTTAGAAGCTCGTTTGCTGCTTCAGCTTGACATGTATTTTCCTGGCAATATCATGAAGATAGTCCCACCAGAAGTGAACTGATAAGTGACATTCCTTTTCGGCATCGAACCAGGATCGCAAGCGAGCCAGATAATGCCGCAGAAGATAAGAGAATCTTCGCGAGCGCATCATCCCGACCGGCAGCCCACCAACCCGCCCTAATGCCACCCCGCGAACTTGCCGCAAATATGCTGCGTAACGAAGCTTTGTCGGGCGGGGTGGTTCCGGCTTCGAGCACGCCACGAATGCGATGAGTAACGGCGGCGCGCGGCGCACGCAAACCGTTCCTCGGAAAATACGCAAACACGTGATGCGCCTCGCGGGGAGCGTCGGGAATGACGCAGACGCGGTCGATGCCTGCCGCTCGCCCCGCTCAGAGGTGCAACGCGCCTTATGCAACGCGATCTGATCGATCGCACCAGATTGCCGGACGCGACGCCGGAACGCACAATCAATCATGCCGctttccggaacggaacggaaccacgaATTGAGTTGTACATGATCGTctcggtgtatgtgtgtgtgtgtgaaagtgaaagaaagaaaccgagGCCGCGCTGCAGTGTCGTTGCGATCGCTCTCGGAATGACCCGCCATCAAGCCGGTACATCCGAGCTACGTCGAGCGGAAATTACATTACATCGTTGGGATTCGAGATCTCATCAACTCTCGCGCGCGATAATTGCGCGAGCCggtttgtgtggtttgttttttgcgcaACAAGACGTCGGAGGATCGTCTTCCCGCTGGAGAGAAATTGGTCAGAAAAAAGGCCCCACGACGTTCATGGGCTCGTAAACAATCGCGATGAACAGTAACACATTAACACCTGAACACGATCGATCTGATTCGGTCGAGATCGACGTGCCGTCGATCGAGAGAGCTCCTATTGCGGTTGGTTGGTACTTTCTCCAATCAGATCAACAACTTcttaccaccaccagcaccacctcCGTTGGCCTCAGGCAACTTACGTGGGATAGTTGGCGACTCGGATGCAGACGCCGCCCGAGAAGTGCTCACAGTTTTCGTTCGGCAGCAAGGTGTGGAGTCCCTGCGGCCGTTGCCGATTGCCGACCAGCCGCTCTGCTACGGGCCCTCCGGAAGTAGAGGCTAGCCCCGAAGCGTTGCTACCGGCGCCGAGTGTCCCGTCCTTATCCGTCCCATTCAGTCCACTGAACGCCAGGTCTTCGATCTCGTCCAGCGTGAGCCTGTGCCCCGAAGACTCGGAGAGGTCCGCGGACGCGATACTCGGCAGTGCCGTCGGGCTCGGTACCGTCGGGACAGGGACCAGCGTTTGGGGTTTAGCCGACACCTTGGGCAACGTGACCGGGATCGGCCCATCGGAGGCCATCGCCAGCTGGTCGCGCTGACTGGCGGACGCGTTGAAGGCGGTCATGTTCAGCTTCCGTTCGTGGTACGTCATCCGATCGTCGGACCGGTCCTGGGTGCGCTGAACGTTGAACCGGGGTAGCGCCTGGACGAGCTTCTCGAAGAACGGCACATCGGAGGAGCGGATCGAGCGGCTCTCGGACTCCGCGTCGTCCCGTAAATCCTCCGGTAGATCCACCACCAGTCGGTCGTCCTGCAGGTTGGCGTCGGCAGGCCGCCGATCGTTCGTCCGGAACCCGTGCGGCTCCGGCCGGGTGCTGAAGCTCCGGCGGAGCAGATGATTCGACAGGACGCCCTCGTCCTCCAGGAAGTCGGGACGATCGGAGCCGGGTTCCTCGGCGCCGGGGTGCTTCTGCTCGAACAACAGACTCTCGCGCTTGGCCACGGTTCGGATCATGTTGGCGATGTCGTAGACGAGGGGCAGGATCAGCTCGGGCCGGTTACCGAACATTGCTTTGACCTGCAAACGAAACGCCAAACGGTCTGTCAGTAATTGCTTTGGCCCAGTTATTTGGTGTAAAGTTGTTCCAGCCGGATCTATGCTACCCCTTGCTCTGGCGAGCGGAAGAATTGAGGTCGACGCCTTGCCCGCTGGCGCTCCAACGAAATTGCTCCAATCAACGAATTCTTCCGACGCGGCGTACGCCAAGAACTCGGCCTCACCCCGCCGAAAGACGGGAACGTAAAGTTCCTCCGAAAATGTGCCAAATCGATCGTTTTCGCGGTGAAATTCCGGTACTTCCGCGGGTGCTCAACGCCACGGCAGTACCGTTCGAAGGTTGTTTGCTGTTGGTTGGGACCCGCGGCGGCGCAGGATTCGGTGAACATTTCGCACAACAATGGCCGGGTTCGGTGTTTATGGCTGAGCGTTCGGCGTTGTTAGCACTTCAATCGCATCACAAATGAGCGCGCGGTTCGGGTGAAGAATTTCAATTCTTTTGCCAAAACGTCTCGACACAGGCGCGTCAATCGGCGCAAAATAAATAAGGAACCCAAAATggttaataaataatgcatgaACGGCCGAACGGGATGGGTCTCCGCTCGGGGGAACTAACCTGCGGAAGGAAGACACGGCATCGAAAGGGGTTACAGGCAAATATCTGCCGAGCTGCTCGGCGAAACCTAGCATCAGAATGATTACCATAAATGAGGAATCGATTCCTTGAGTTCCTCTTTGGAGAAACGCTTATTAATGGcataaaaaatgtgtgaatTTTTCTCTTTATCAGTGTGATATTCTCTCGACATTTGCCCAAGAGTGTTGTCGTCACCACCAAGAATAAACATGTCTTGGATTTACACCGCTCGTCTGAGTTGTTACTGTGCAAATACTTCACTTCAATACGCGCAAATACTGTGCAACTTCACTTTACTTAACCCTCATACAATGATTTACCTATACCTATTGTTCCTATACAATGTTCGCGTCAgaacattaattaattattggTCAAAAGTACTGTTTGGGAGAGTATAcataaacaattgtttacgATG
Coding sequences within it:
- the LOC128266885 gene encoding uncharacterized protein LOC128266885, with translation MAPTAGPRIDTTAPTLLVESVLKTAKMARDVERQRTIVRENKELLKKINQIFRTKGFMNIDYNFRVHQSLNTEVRERITRTVERQNREICKRIMSRKASVDTNLRATKRNRSKLGPRIGGHRMVVNFWERSERWLCQLVIEVCPEVTLAELPLSGGRLKIFRIYEGTFMVLHSSIIQQSTERNIKLGTLGSVPKGSVLKQELDGREYCLITLRRVDNVSDAQLLGLVAAGSMDKLELLNQYGSKYGRLLEPIYFEVTSEVDETCL
- the LOC128266887 gene encoding neurotrophin 1: MRSRVKWAFVAILWATLVSRGALAASDSGLPDFELDDGKDDADDYYYVNDGSDQQMQPSHKMISYAKPPPTQEVREVAGEEELEPFLMEDDDTSFELMDDVEFVEQGGSDFQRKAERMKHIMLKAFANREFQRKFAEVLPLLKVMSRTQKSTLAALISAQVNSREGHTLSLEQVKAMFGNRPELILPLVYDIANMIRTVAKRESLLFEQKHPGAEEPGSDRPDFLEDEGVLSNHLLRRSFSTRPEPHGFRTNDRRPADANLQDDRLVVDLPEDLRDDAESESRSIRSSDVPFFEKLVQALPRFNVQRTQDRSDDRMTYHERKLNMTAFNASASQRDQLAMASDGPIPVTLPKVSAKPQTLVPVPTVPSPTALPSIASADLSESSGHRLTLDEIEDLAFSGLNGTDKDGTLGAGSNASGLASTSGGPVAERLVGNRQRPQGLHTLLPNENCEHFSGGVCIRVANYPTSEIMYSITRHRHAIGALLAEYIDKSTAQDRTVYEPDEIEQGINTKLRKREDDPSKAGGSMCPSIIRYARPQKARSATGEWKYIVNTGEHTQTLRLEKCSTPQDSCTYLTDNFRSRCVQIYNYHRLLSWDAARGLHVDIFKVPTCCNCHIDGYRETFPPLTSYNDLKSKAHEDPNESASTLIRNTHQYIPHHPAHHPAPHNHYSTLQFDQVEQEDESDDNIAYQFSNGFQRVPKPPPPPPSKSTYDHHLPAVPPPPPPKTRFDRPAVKHGPKPKHPGHFGAPPTLDTYLSPPPNDLAYGSPFKRGPHAFQTDNALKRAGNVGSAPNRRQPLRKPVGLHDQSIAETDSRINQVLVLPPPSGTGQLDELAGPQVQAQNIIEKHRRRSQTTLQPPMTTLQQQLYSSQNGFRLVQSPVGTQPPLPNPTVPLVTAPQPASTASTSTTTVTTTNGHQRINYNYHPIIDFFEEAEEEAPISDLTQEQIDRIGLNGHTSLNSWKPLITGNNGGRQRFHR